One genomic window of Bradyrhizobium sp. CCGE-LA001 includes the following:
- a CDS encoding DUF1223 domain-containing protein — MTAMTASHLVSRWSGALWSGALGICAIVAVIRPAEAEPRAVVELFTSQGCSSCPPADKIIGDLSKDPSVIALSMPIDYWDYLGWKDTLADSRFSARQRAYSRMRGDREVYTPQVVVNGSTHVIGSDRTGIENAIGKTDKGVGVMSVPVTMSLSGKQINVSVAASKEPAVSHGEVWICSIAKSVPITITRGENRGQQVTYHNVVRNLLKVGDWTGRPESWTVPIENLTRDGVDGAVVYIQDGSREKPGPMLGAAYTSLH; from the coding sequence ATGACAGCAATGACGGCTTCTCATCTGGTTTCGCGTTGGTCTGGTGCGCTCTGGTCGGGAGCTCTGGGCATCTGTGCCATCGTCGCCGTCATCCGCCCCGCCGAGGCTGAACCCCGCGCCGTCGTCGAATTATTTACCTCTCAGGGCTGCTCGTCCTGCCCGCCCGCCGACAAGATCATCGGCGATCTCTCCAAGGATCCCTCTGTGATCGCGCTGAGCATGCCGATCGACTATTGGGACTATCTCGGCTGGAAGGACACGCTGGCGGATTCGCGCTTCTCTGCACGGCAGCGTGCCTATTCGCGCATGCGCGGCGACCGTGAGGTCTACACGCCGCAGGTCGTGGTCAACGGCTCCACACATGTCATCGGCAGCGATCGCACCGGCATCGAGAATGCGATCGGCAAGACCGACAAGGGCGTGGGCGTGATGAGCGTGCCGGTGACGATGTCGCTCTCGGGCAAGCAGATCAACGTTTCGGTGGCCGCGAGCAAGGAGCCCGCGGTCTCCCACGGCGAGGTCTGGATCTGCTCGATCGCCAAGTCGGTGCCGATCACCATCACCCGCGGTGAGAATCGTGGACAGCAGGTCACCTATCACAATGTGGTGCGCAATCTGCTCAAGGTCGGTGACTGGACCGGCCGTCCGGAATCTTGGACGGTGCCCATCGAGAACCTCACGCGCGACGGCGTCGACGGCGCGGTGGTCTATATCCAGGACGGCAGCCGGGAGAAGCCGGGCCCAATGCTGGGCGCCGCGTACACGTCGCTGCACTGA
- a CDS encoding DUF2794 domain-containing protein: MSLMSEDADPSEQRAAARPAATTAQPNRVTFNRLELHRILNLYGRMVADGEWRDYAIDFLKDRAVFSVYRRASEVPIYRIEKDPRLARKQGIYSVISATGLILRRGHELERVLLVIDRKLAVV, translated from the coding sequence ATGAGTCTGATGTCGGAGGATGCCGATCCGAGCGAGCAGCGCGCGGCGGCGCGCCCCGCCGCTACGACTGCGCAGCCCAACCGGGTGACGTTCAACCGGCTGGAGCTGCATCGTATTCTCAATCTCTACGGCCGCATGGTCGCCGACGGCGAGTGGCGCGACTACGCCATCGACTTCCTGAAGGACCGCGCCGTGTTCTCGGTCTATCGCCGCGCCTCCGAGGTGCCGATCTATCGCATCGAGAAGGACCCGCGGCTCGCGCGCAAGCAGGGCATATACAGCGTGATCTCGGCGACGGGTCTGATCCTGCGCCGCGGTCATGAGCTCGAGCGCGTGCTGCTGGTGATCGACCGGAAGCTGGCGGTGGTCTGA
- a CDS encoding GNAT family N-acetyltransferase, with the protein MSAPEIRPTTEADLPAITAIYQQAVREGTATFELEPPDLAEMTRRYRALIDGGYPYFVAMLDGRVAGYAYAGAYRPRPAYRFTVENSIYLDPSFHRRGVGSLLLERLIVECEARGFRQMIAVIGDSANAGSIGLHTKGGFRMIGTHPNVGLKFGRWLDTVMMQRELGEGAATVPGK; encoded by the coding sequence TGTCCGCACCTGAAATCAGGCCCACGACCGAGGCCGACCTTCCCGCCATCACCGCCATCTACCAGCAGGCCGTCCGCGAGGGCACCGCGACCTTCGAGCTGGAGCCGCCCGATCTTGCCGAGATGACACGCCGCTATCGCGCGCTGATCGACGGCGGTTATCCCTACTTCGTCGCCATGCTCGACGGCCGCGTCGCCGGTTATGCCTATGCCGGCGCCTACCGGCCGCGGCCGGCCTATCGCTTCACGGTGGAGAACTCGATCTATCTCGATCCCTCCTTCCACCGCCGCGGTGTTGGCTCGCTGCTCTTGGAGCGGCTGATCGTCGAATGCGAGGCGCGCGGCTTCCGCCAGATGATCGCGGTGATCGGTGATTCCGCCAATGCCGGCTCGATTGGCCTTCACACCAAGGGCGGCTTCAGGATGATCGGCACGCATCCCAATGTCGGCCTGAAATTCGGCCGCTGGCTCGACACGGTGATGATGCAGCGCGAACTCGGCGAGGGCGCGGCCACGGTGCCGGGGAAGTAG